A genomic segment from Spinacia oleracea cultivar Varoflay chromosome 3, BTI_SOV_V1, whole genome shotgun sequence encodes:
- the LOC110791110 gene encoding uncharacterized protein: MSEELNSIETQAQNLISKHPKNGGEIFFLTFRQLNCLAVMVILGASGMVSLEDFGIFVFSAIYMCFLSKFAFPLNEAQQKPVFDPDSKILGFYLLFTAVIGLFLPIFYIFYGIIGGDKDEIKAAVPHVFLLTSQVNPP; the protein is encoded by the exons ATGTCAGAAGAACTGAACTCAATTGAAACACAAGCACAAAATTTGATATCAAAACACCCCAAAAATGGTGGTGAAATCTTCTTCTTAACTTTTCGACAGTTGAATTGTTTAGCAGTTATGGTAATCTTAGGTGCTAGTGGCATGGTTAGTCTTGAAGACTTTGGTATTTTTGTTTTCTCGGCTATTTACATGTGCTTTCTCTCCAAATTTGCCTTCCCTCTAAATGAAGCTCAACAAAAACCCGTTTTCGACCCGGATAGCAAGATTCTTGGCTTTTATCTCCTATTTACCGCGGTTATCGGGTTGTTTTTACCCATCTTTTACATATTTTATGGCATCATAGGAGGTGACAAAGATGAGATAAAAGCAGCTGTTCCTCATGTTTTTCTCCTAACGAGTCAG GTTAATCCCCCTTAA